The genomic window TCCTTACGACTTCCTACGCGGATACTCGCAGACCTTGAGTTATGACATTTCCAGTCTAGACACCCTGCGCCGTCTTCCGGGCTGGAAACAGTTACTTAAGCAACAAGCAGGTGGAAAGTCGATAAATGTGCCGCCGCCTGCGCCTTCATCAGAATATTTAGTTTCCGGGACTCGCTTCTATGTAATTTTAGAAGCGCCTGCTTCCAATAAATCTAGCTCCCCCAAGCCTTGGAAACCTGTGAGAGTAAGTAGCGATCGCCCTGCGTATTTACCTGATAATCAGATAGCCTTAAAAGGCAAGTCCACAGGAAACTCTATCGAGTACGGCTTAGAAACGTACTATATGCCAGAGAATCGACGGGATGAGATTAACAACGATATTAGTCAAGCTCGTGGGGGCAAACAACGACAACCTATAGTAATGGAAGTGAAGGTGGATACCCTTGGGCGTGCCGTACCGATTAGTTTCTGGGTGAGCGATCGCAACTATAGATTTTAAGACAGCTAAATGCTGTATAATTGCCTTAATATTATTGCCGCTTCAGTTGGAAAGTGGCACCCAGCGCCGCTCCCGCTCCTGCTATCAAACCCATACTCATGCCCTGAATAGTTTTAAGAGTGGGATCTTGCAATAGGCACTCTGTGGTAGGTGTTTTAGCTTGCAAACACTGATGACTTTCTATCCAGTTCGAGACGCCTCCCACCAGTACCCCAGCAGCACTACAGGAAACAATCAGCACGGTAAAGCGGTTGGTTTTTATAACCATAGATAGATGTTTTAATTTTTGTAAGGAACTAACTGTTCAGTCTACTCTACTCTTAGGCAGAGTGTTACAGTAAATTCCACAATTCTGAATCTTTTTTCCGTACTCCGGAAAATTTTCCCTTTTAGGCTCAGCCTAAGAAATATCTCTGGGAGGCGACCGCCTTAAGAATAGCCGAAAGCAGGCTAAGGCGGTCGCCTCATCAATAGGCATTCCCAGTCTCTGACTGGGAACGAGAATTCACTCAAGCCGAAAGCAGAAAGTTTAATCAATCCGCAGGCTATAGGGCAAACGGGCATAAATGCCTCTGGGGTCGTTCATCGCCTTGAAAGTCGCCAACTCCTCTTGTAACTTTAGGAATTCTGCTGTCAGCGGATCGGGCGCTTTCTTAGCTTGAGTGCTTTCGTCACCACCAAGCTGCTTGAGAAGCCTTTGTTCAAAACTGCGAGCTTTGGGATACTCTTCCAGTTGCCAATCATTCCCCAACTTAGCTTGCTTAGCAGCATACTCAATAGCTTTATCCACACCACCAATATCATCAACCAAACCTAACTGCTTGGCATCTTGACCTGACCAAACCCGTCCTTGGGCAATTTCTGCTACTTTGGTTCTTGGTATCTTGCGGGACTCTGCCACTTTGGTAACAAACTGACCGTAAATTTGGTTCACAAATTTCTGGTAAATTGCCAGTTCTTGCGGCGTTTTCGGGCGAGAAATGGTTTGAGAATCGGCCAGGTTGGAGGTTTTTACCACATCCCAGGTGATGCCGTTGTTATTGGCAAGCTTTTGCACATTTAGCAGCAACCCAAAGACACCAATCGAACCCGTGATAGTATTCGGCTGGGCATAAATTCGGTTGGCATAGGTAGCAATCCAGTAGCCGCCGGATGCCGCCATATCGCCCATAGAGACGACAATTGGTTTCACCTGACGAATGAGCCGCACTTCCCGCTGAATCACTTCTGATGCCGAAGCGCTACCGCCGGGACTATTCACCCGCAGCACTACCGCTTTCACATCTTTGTCGAGTCGCAAACGTCGCAATTGTCTGGCGAAGCGATCGCCACCAACTTGTCTAGAACTGCCTTCCCCATCAACTATCTCACCTTCGGCATAAATTACAGCAACTTTATTCTCAGAAACGCGCTCCTTTGCCTCTCTTTTGGCAACCTTGGCGTAGGTACTGAGGCTAATTTGCCGAAACGATTTATCATCTTTATCACTGCCACTTAGCTTTTTCAGCTCTGCAACCACCTGATCCAGATAGGCAACCCGATCGACAAAGCCGCGTTTTTTAGCTTCCGGTGCTGCTAAAACTCCTTGAGTATCTGCGATCGCTTGTAGCTGTTTCGGGTTTAATTTACGGCTTTTGCTCACCGTCGTCAGAAATTCTCCCCACAAATCACCCAGCAAATTTTGAGTTTGTAGTCGATTTTCCGCACTTAATTTTGTTAACACATACGGCTCTACCGCTGACTTAAACTTTCCTACTCGCACGACCTGAACGCCAACGCCGTACTTTTGAAAAGCTCCCGTCAGGAACATAGATTCCGAGCGCAGACCGTTCATTTCCATCATCCCCAATGGGTTAAGTACAATGGTGTCTGCTACGGAGCTTAAGTAATACTCCTTTTTACCCAAATCCATGTTGTAGGCAACAATCTTTTTGCCAGATGCTCGGAATTTTTCCAACGCCGAACGCACTTCCTTGAGCGTCGCCAACCCGGTTCCAGAACTAGACGACTCGCTACCATCTAAATACAAGCCGACAATTCGCTTATCCTTGGTTGCCTGATCTATAGCATCCAAAACTGTTCGCAGAGTTAGTGTGTCAGGACTATCACCTGATAGCGCTTCGCTGAGAGCTTCTGAGGTGCTGGAACTCGGTTCGCTATCGGTAATATTTATAGACTGGTCAATAACCAGCACCGATTTATTATCAACTTGCGGCCCTGTATCTCTAGATGCAACTGCAACCAACAAAAATATTAGCCCAGTTGTCCCCAAACCAAAAAATAGGAGGAGTCCAAATAGGCTTCCGAGTGTGCTGGCAAAGGTTTGTTTTAGAAAATTACGCATTGGGGAAGGGGGAAGGGGGAATGGGGGCTGGGGACTGGAGACTGGGGACTGGGGACTGAGGGCTAGGGGCTGGGGGCTGGGGGAAAGTGGGATTACCAATTCCCAATTCCCAATTCCCAATTCCCAATTCCCAATTCCCAATTCCCAATTCCCATCCCCAATTTCATCGTAATGGTTGTAGAGAATTTGAATGTTTCAGATCGGGCAGGGTGGCGTTACCAGTGCAGAATAATACAGTGGTGATTTCAGCGAACAACACCTCAACTAAAGCGTCGAGGGCATCTTCGGATTCAACGGCTGCTTGTAGGAAAGGCCATGCTAGACCAGCTAAATCTGCTCCCAGCGCGATCGCTTTGGCGACTTCCAAACCCGTCCGCAATCCTCCGGAGGCAATTAAGGGAATATCGGGGGCAACTGCTCGAATATTTGTAATACATTCTGCTGTTGGCAACCCCCAATCAGCAAATGTTAATCCCAACCGTCGCTGCTGGGCATTTTCCGCTCGTTCACTCTCCACCTTTGCCCATGATGTCCCACCAGCCCCAGCAACGTCAATGGCGCTCACACCCGCCTCGATTAACTTCACAGCCATTGCTGCTGAAATTCCATTGCCCACCTCTTTTGCTATCACTGGCACAGATAATTTACTGCATAAACCAGCTATTCTGTCAAGTAAACCGCGAAAATTAGTATCGCCTCTGGGTTGAATGCACTCTTGCAGGGGATTGAGATGCAAAATCAGCGCGTCGGCTTCGAGCAAGTCAACTACGCGCAGACATTCATCAATGCCATATTTATAGTTAAGTTGTACTGCGCCCAAGTTAGCAAATAAGAGAATATCAGGAGCAAGCGATCGCACCGCAAAAGTATCGGCAACTTGGGGATTCTCCACCGCCACCCGCTGGGAACCCACCCCCATCGCTAGTTTGTAGCGTTGCGCCGCCTCAGCAAGACGATAATTAATTGTCCTTGCCTGTTGGGTTCCTCCAGTCATTGAAGAAATCAGCAATGGCGCACCCAGATGTTTTCCCAGAAACGTAGTTGATAGATCAACTTCACTGCGGTCTAGTTCTGGCAAACAACAATGGGTGAAGCGGTAGCCCTCAAGCCCATTTTTAGTCTGATGAAATTGCACATCTTCATCCAGACAAATCCGCAGGTGGTCTGCCTTTCGCGTCTGGGTTTCTCTCATAGCTCAAAAATCTATACTGGCAGGTTTATCGACAATCTCGATTGTCGCACCGACGCGATCGCTCACCCAAAACACCTCTCAAAACTTTATTAACTCCACAGCATCCCGTCCATCACTATCTTGCAGGTAAACCTTAACCTGTTCTTCCTTTGACGTTGGCAGTTTCTTACCAGTAAAATCCGGATGAATCGGCAACTCCCGATGTCCCCTATCCACCAGAACCGCTAACCAAATCGCCGCTGGTCTACCATAATCATTAACCGCATTCAAAGCAGCGCGGACGGTGCGCCCCTTATATATGACATCATCTACCAGCACCACCGTCTTACCCGATAGATCGAAAGGAATGTCAGTTTTCGCAGGCGTTCGGATGCCAATTTGATCCAAGTCATCCCGATAGAACGTAATATCCAAAGCCCCCACCGGAACTTCAACTTGTTCGAGTGCTTCTATCTGACGCGCCAACATCTGGGCTAATGCTACGCCTTTAGTGTAAATGCCTACTAGCACTAGCTCAGACAAGTCTCGTGACTTTTCCACCACCTGAGAGGCTACGCGGTTAAGGGTACGACGGATTTCGTCGCAAGAGAGAATTTCTACAACTTCGGAAGACATATTAAATCTACGGATTTAGTAGGGCATCTGAATCATAATCGTTGTAGTTTAATTGAAAAAGCCGTTCTATTAAACTTATTTGTTTAGAAGCGGTCGCCTCGTTTTCTTAAAACTAGCTGTGCGGCGGTCGCCGCACAGCAGAAGAATTAGTCAGCTGCAAGCGCTGATTTGGTACTCTGTCCTACCACTCCGTCAGCATATAGCCCATTGGCTTGTTGAAATCTTTTCACAGAGGATTCTGTTAACGAACCAAAGTAGCCAGTAATCGGCCCGTTGTAGTAGCCTCTGCTTCTCAAAACTTGCTGAAGCGTAGTTACACCAGAACCGTTGC from Funiculus sociatus GB2-C1 includes these protein-coding regions:
- a CDS encoding GDYXXLXY domain-containing protein; protein product: MTQSSQSSSTNPTFVGQRSLSGRIPSWRLWVPLLFQTSVILAAPAVPFYTVMTGKSIVLQTVPVDPYDFLRGYSQTLSYDISSLDTLRRLPGWKQLLKQQAGGKSINVPPPAPSSEYLVSGTRFYVILEAPASNKSSSPKPWKPVRVSSDRPAYLPDNQIALKGKSTGNSIEYGLETYYMPENRRDEINNDISQARGGKQRQPIVMEVKVDTLGRAVPISFWVSDRNYRF
- the pyrR gene encoding bifunctional pyr operon transcriptional regulator/uracil phosphoribosyltransferase PyrR, whose translation is MSSEVVEILSCDEIRRTLNRVASQVVEKSRDLSELVLVGIYTKGVALAQMLARQIEALEQVEVPVGALDITFYRDDLDQIGIRTPAKTDIPFDLSGKTVVLVDDVIYKGRTVRAALNAVNDYGRPAAIWLAVLVDRGHRELPIHPDFTGKKLPTSKEEQVKVYLQDSDGRDAVELIKF
- the sppA gene encoding signal peptide peptidase SppA; this encodes MRNFLKQTFASTLGSLFGLLLFFGLGTTGLIFLLVAVASRDTGPQVDNKSVLVIDQSINITDSEPSSSTSEALSEALSGDSPDTLTLRTVLDAIDQATKDKRIVGLYLDGSESSSSGTGLATLKEVRSALEKFRASGKKIVAYNMDLGKKEYYLSSVADTIVLNPLGMMEMNGLRSESMFLTGAFQKYGVGVQVVRVGKFKSAVEPYVLTKLSAENRLQTQNLLGDLWGEFLTTVSKSRKLNPKQLQAIADTQGVLAAPEAKKRGFVDRVAYLDQVVAELKKLSGSDKDDKSFRQISLSTYAKVAKREAKERVSENKVAVIYAEGEIVDGEGSSRQVGGDRFARQLRRLRLDKDVKAVVLRVNSPGGSASASEVIQREVRLIRQVKPIVVSMGDMAASGGYWIATYANRIYAQPNTITGSIGVFGLLLNVQKLANNNGITWDVVKTSNLADSQTISRPKTPQELAIYQKFVNQIYGQFVTKVAESRKIPRTKVAEIAQGRVWSGQDAKQLGLVDDIGGVDKAIEYAAKQAKLGNDWQLEEYPKARSFEQRLLKQLGGDESTQAKKAPDPLTAEFLKLQEELATFKAMNDPRGIYARLPYSLRID
- the fni gene encoding type 2 isopentenyl-diphosphate Delta-isomerase produces the protein MRETQTRKADHLRICLDEDVQFHQTKNGLEGYRFTHCCLPELDRSEVDLSTTFLGKHLGAPLLISSMTGGTQQARTINYRLAEAAQRYKLAMGVGSQRVAVENPQVADTFAVRSLAPDILLFANLGAVQLNYKYGIDECLRVVDLLEADALILHLNPLQECIQPRGDTNFRGLLDRIAGLCSKLSVPVIAKEVGNGISAAMAVKLIEAGVSAIDVAGAGGTSWAKVESERAENAQQRRLGLTFADWGLPTAECITNIRAVAPDIPLIASGGLRTGLEVAKAIALGADLAGLAWPFLQAAVESEDALDALVEVLFAEITTVLFCTGNATLPDLKHSNSLQPLR